GTGTACGACGTGTCGACGGGGCTCGCGATCGGATTTGTGCTCGTCGCCGCCCTCCTCGGTGCGCCGTGGGCGCTCGGGCTCGTTCTGCGCTTCCGCGAGCGCAGCCGAACGGCAGAACGCGAGCGGGCGGATGCCGAGGCCGACGCCGAACGCAGCCAAGAGCTCGCCGACCTCACCGCCCAGCAAGCCAGACTCGCGCGAGACGTACACGACGTGGTCGGACATTCGCTCGCCGTCATCGTCGCCCAGGCGGACTCGACGCGTGCACTCCCCGACGACGAGCTCGACCGGATCCGATCGGCCGTCGCGAACATCGCGGAGACGGCACGCAAGTCGCTCAAGGACGTTCGCAGTGTTCTCTCCGACGAGGGCCCCGCGGCCGCAACCAATGACGACCTCGACACGCTCATCGAGGGAGTTCGCAGCGGCGGGACCGACGTGGCACTCAAGACCATCGGGTCCGCGCGGCCGCTCCCCCCGGAGCTCGAGGTCGTCGCGTACCGAACACTGCAGGAGCTCCTCACCAACGCACTCAAACACGGCGTCACCGCGGAGGGCATTGCCGTCACCCTCGACTGGCGCCCCGATGAACTCGTGGTGGTCGTACGCAACACGACCGCCGAAACCCCGGGCCCCGGAGGGGGGACGGGCCTCGACGGTGCACGCGATCGACTCGCCGCGGTCGGCGGCACGGTGCACACGGGCCCCGACGGGGCAGAGTGGGTGGCAACGGCGCACATTCCCGTGCGTCGGGAGGGGGCATCCGCGTGATCACGGTTCTACTGGTCGACGATCAGGAGTTGTTCCGCTCGGGGGTCGCGGTGACACTCGCCGCCGAACCCGACATCGAGGTTGTTGGTCAAGCGGCGAACGGCGCCGAAGCGGTGCGACTCGTCGCCGAGACTGCGCCAGACGTCGTTCTCATGGACATCCGCATGCCGGAGCTTGACGGTGTCGAGGCGACCCGGCAGATCTTCGCCCCGGATGCCGCGGCCAAACGCACGAAGCCCGTGCGCGTGATCGTGCTCACGACGTTCAACCTCGACGATCGGGCCGCAACGGCGATCCGGTACGGCGCGAGCGGGTTCCTGCTCAAGGATGCCGCGCCGGAACTGCTCACCGCGGCGATCCGCACCGTGCATTCCGGCACCGCGGTTATCGCACCCGACGACCTCGGGGCGCTCCTCGGCACCGTGCGCGAGGTCACACCCATGCCTGCGGAGTATGAGACGCTCACGGAGAAGGAACGCGAGGTGCTCGTCGCGATCGCTCGCGGACTCAGCAATGCGGAGATCGCCTCGACCATGTTCCTCAGCGAGTCGACCATCAAGACGCACGTCGGCAGCATCCTGCGCAAGCTCATGCTTCGCGATCGTGTGCAGGTCGTCGTGTTCGCCTACGAGCACGGGCTGGTGTAGTTAGAACACCCCGTTGTCGTGCGGGAGGGTCGCCGGCACGGGCGCGATGAGTGTCCAGTGCTCGACGACCGCGTCGCCCTCGACGCGCCACAGGTCGTTGAGGATCGCCTTCGCCTCAGCGGCACGACCCTCGGATCTGGTGAAGACGAAGTCGCCGTCTGCGATCACCGTGTGCACGGCATCCACAGCGTAGGGGCCCGCAATCGCGAGCGCAGGAGTGTGCTCAACCGCGACGGCGGCTCGACCGGCCCCCAGGTGCGCGAGAGCAAGTCCGCGTGAGGCTTCGGCATCCGATGACGAGGGGGCGACAGGCCCATCCACGGCCGCGGTCGCGTCCCCAACGGACGGAGCGAGCGCATCCCAGTGCTCCACGATGCGGTCGCCCTCGACGCGCCAGACGTCAAACCCGACGACGGGAGCCGCGCCGTACCCGTAGTAGAGGCCATGAGTGACCACGAGGTCCCCGTCCGCGAGCACGCGCACGAGTTCATAGCGGAAGCCGTCGGGCAGGCCAGCTAGCAGGCCCCGGATGCCCGGCAGCCCATCGACTCCGAGCGCCGAATGC
This genomic window from Antiquaquibacter oligotrophicus contains:
- a CDS encoding sensor histidine kinase, with protein sequence MRWGLRPLDLVFGGAVLVFGFARILRAAFWLPLDPYSLVVGAASVVASSLIVLGTAAAVTLYRRAPAVALALVWFTAIVQVAAGLDTALVQLAVVLVAYGTSRYGSTRTVVASVASIPLAGIAVVVYAWFAGIGGVVQESGLRDLLGAIVSVAGLGVYDVSTGLAIGFVLVAALLGAPWALGLVLRFRERSRTAERERADAEADAERSQELADLTAQQARLARDVHDVVGHSLAVIVAQADSTRALPDDELDRIRSAVANIAETARKSLKDVRSVLSDEGPAAATNDDLDTLIEGVRSGGTDVALKTIGSARPLPPELEVVAYRTLQELLTNALKHGVTAEGIAVTLDWRPDELVVVVRNTTAETPGPGGGTGLDGARDRLAAVGGTVHTGPDGAEWVATAHIPVRREGASA
- a CDS encoding nuclear transport factor 2 family protein, which gives rise to MTDPRTTVSTAVSRLFGEKDASAIDDFFGPVYVQHSALGVDGLPGIRGLLAGLPDGFRYELVRVLADGDLVVTHGLYYGYGAAPVVGFDVWRVEGDRIVEHWDALAPSVGDATAAVDGPVAPSSSDAEASRGLALAHLGAGRAAVAVEHTPALAIAGPYAVDAVHTVIADGDFVFTRSEGRAAEAKAILNDLWRVEGDAVVEHWTLIAPVPATLPHDNGVF
- a CDS encoding response regulator, yielding MITVLLVDDQELFRSGVAVTLAAEPDIEVVGQAANGAEAVRLVAETAPDVVLMDIRMPELDGVEATRQIFAPDAAAKRTKPVRVIVLTTFNLDDRAATAIRYGASGFLLKDAAPELLTAAIRTVHSGTAVIAPDDLGALLGTVREVTPMPAEYETLTEKEREVLVAIARGLSNAEIASTMFLSESTIKTHVGSILRKLMLRDRVQVVVFAYEHGLV